A genomic window from Winogradskyella sp. J14-2 includes:
- a CDS encoding rhodanese-like domain-containing protein, with the protein MSFFASLFGSKTSQSDVIKLLSPKEFKVQVENKNVQLIDVRTPAEFKGGHIKGAKNIDFFSGKFNVEFNKLNKDKAVYVYCRSGSRSRQTSKKLEAMGFTEIYDLKGGIINY; encoded by the coding sequence ATGTCATTTTTCGCTTCATTATTTGGTTCTAAAACATCACAAAGCGATGTTATAAAGCTATTATCACCAAAAGAATTTAAAGTGCAGGTTGAAAACAAAAATGTGCAATTGATAGATGTTAGAACACCAGCTGAGTTTAAAGGTGGACATATAAAAGGTGCAAAAAACATAGATTTTTTCTCCGGTAAGTTTAATGTTGAGTTTAATAAATTGAATAAGGATAAAGCAGTCTATGTTTACTGCCGAAGTGGAAGTAGAAGTAGACAAACATCTAAAAAGCTGGAAGCTATGGGATTTACTGAAATTTATGATTTAAAAGGAGGAATAATCAATTATTAA
- a CDS encoding DUF3365 domain-containing protein: MKYTIVLLASVFILSCNNSDKKELSAFEKSKLANSHPGKKLMETNCYVCHSPTASHDDRIGPPMVAIKRHYIDDATTKEQFIADMQAWIKNPNEADARMRGAVRRFGVMPKQVFPEETIEKIADYMYDFEIDQPEWFEDHFNEEKGKHNGNGKGMGQGKGKHQQQAQTNYQDLPYGERGLKYALTTKAVLGKNLMGTIQKKGTLEALEFCNVKAYPLTDSMAVVHNASIKRVSDKPRNPKNKANSEELEYINTFKTLVAGEKEVSPIVKESEDNVHVYYPIVTNTMCLQCHGKPKSDIKPDVLKSLSSLYPKDKAIRYSENQVRGIWNVSFKKN, encoded by the coding sequence ATGAAATATACTATAGTACTTTTGGCATCTGTTTTTATTTTAAGTTGTAATAACTCTGATAAAAAAGAATTATCGGCATTTGAAAAGTCTAAGTTGGCTAATAGTCATCCAGGTAAAAAATTGATGGAAACCAATTGTTACGTTTGCCATAGTCCAACAGCTAGCCACGACGATAGAATTGGGCCACCCATGGTAGCCATAAAAAGACATTATATTGATGATGCAACTACCAAAGAGCAATTTATTGCAGACATGCAAGCTTGGATAAAAAATCCTAACGAAGCTGATGCAAGAATGCGTGGTGCTGTAAGACGCTTTGGAGTTATGCCAAAACAAGTTTTTCCAGAAGAAACCATTGAGAAAATTGCAGATTATATGTATGATTTTGAGATCGATCAGCCAGAATGGTTTGAAGATCATTTTAATGAAGAAAAAGGAAAACATAACGGAAATGGTAAAGGTATGGGACAAGGTAAAGGAAAACATCAGCAACAAGCACAAACCAACTACCAAGATTTACCTTATGGTGAAAGAGGTCTAAAGTATGCTTTAACCACAAAAGCTGTGTTGGGTAAAAACCTTATGGGTACAATTCAAAAAAAAGGAACATTAGAAGCCTTAGAGTTTTGTAATGTTAAAGCCTATCCATTAACCGATAGCATGGCAGTAGTTCATAATGCAAGCATAAAACGGGTAAGCGACAAACCTAGAAACCCAAAAAACAAAGCCAATTCAGAAGAGTTAGAGTACATCAATACTTTTAAAACTTTGGTTGCTGGCGAAAAAGAAGTTAGTCCAATAGTAAAAGAATCTGAAGACAATGTCCATGTGTATTATCCGATTGTAACAAATACAATGTGTCTTCAATGTCATGGCAAGCCAAAATCTGATATAAAACCCGATGTTTTAAAATCATTATCTTCATTATATCCCAAAGATAAAGCTATACGCTATTCCGAAAATCAGGTAAGAGGTATTTGGAATGTCTCTTTTAAAAAGAATTAA